One window from the genome of Desulforamulus ruminis DSM 2154 encodes:
- the gltB gene encoding glutamate synthase large subunit, with the protein MTGMSPGSLNGLPLKQGLYNPRFEHDACGIGFVANIKGEKSNEILRQALTILMNLDHRGGQGAEVNTGDGAGILIQIPHGFFVKECEKLNMDLPPAGRYGVGMLFLPRDPEQREGCRRILEQVIEEEGQTLLGWREVPVNDSMLGEAAKLAQPSIFQVFIGAAPEVKDSLTFERKLYVIRKRTRKEVRRSLLEEGETFYFASLSSRTIVYKGMLTPEQLDQFYLDLQQPDVEIALALVHSRFSTNTFPSWERAHPYRYLIHNGEINTLRGNVNWMHARQAMCQSELFGDDFKKILPVLDQEGSDSLIFDNCMEFLFLSGRSLPHAAMMMIPEPWYYHEGMSDEKKAFYEYHSCLMEPWDGPAAIAFTDGKMIGAVLDRNGLRPSRYYVTKDDMIILASEVGVLDIDPANIAYKERLRPGRMLLVDTEEGRIVTDEELKQRIACEHPYRQWINDYMMNLEDLPGTAEVPEGAAENSLQRQQAFGYTHEDLLKTLEPMAKNGVDPVGAMGNDASLAVLSEKPQLLYTYFKQLFAQVTNPPIDAIREEIITATGTTIGSEKNLIQPEPDSCRRIRLKTPILSNQDLAKLRGIRKEGFRAVTLPILYPAADGSQGLEKALAALFQAADLAIAEGANLLILSDRGVNPEKAPIPALLAVSGLHHHLIREGTRTKVSLLLESGEPREVHHFAVLLGYGASAINPYLAIETLDDMIQRGYICQLSPEEAAKNYIKAATKGVVKVMSKMGISTIQSYCGAQIFEAIGIHQSVIDQYFTWTPSRIGGIGLDAIAREVELRHRRAYEEGADPTLDSGSAYQWRHNGEEHMYNPQSIYYLQQACRNGDYDSFKKYSSLLDKEAKTSSTIRGLFSFKSNQPPVPIEEVESVEAICRRFKTGAMSYGSISKEAHECLAIAMNRIGGKSNTGEGGEDPARFIPDANGDLRRSAIKQVASGRFGVTSHYLVNADEIQIKMAQGAKPGEGGQLPGGKVYPWVAEVRGTTAGVGLISPPPHHDIYSIEDLAELIHDLKNANPRARINVKLVSEVGVGTIAAGVAKGRADVVLISGYDGGTGASPRTSMRHAGLPWELGLAETHQTLVLNKLRDRIVVETDGKLMTGRDVVIAALLGAEEYGFATAPLVALGCVMMRVCNLDTCPVGVATQNPELRKNFKGKPEYVVHFMQFIAREMREVMARLGFRTINEMIGRTDVLDICDAADHWKRKGLDLSTLLHQPDISETVGKYCRIAQDHRLEKSLDMQQLLDICRPALEKGEPVQARLPIRNINRVVGTILGSEVTRRYGAVGLPEDTIQLTFDGSAGQSFGAFVPRGITLALQGDANDYVGKGLSGGKVIVFPPAQSTFVPEENIIIGNVAFYGATSGEAYIRGVAGERFCVRNSGVRAVVEGVGDHGCEYMTGGRVVVLGSTGRNFAAGMSGGIAYVLDQDGTFPNHCNKEMVLLEKLENAEEIQEVKNLIEQHLKYTQSSVAQKVLTHWDDLLPKFVRVIAKDYKRMMEAIERAYGQGLSGEEAIMTAFEENKKDKSRVSGN; encoded by the coding sequence ATGACTGGTATGTCTCCCGGAAGTCTTAATGGATTACCCCTAAAACAAGGCTTGTACAACCCGCGATTCGAGCACGATGCCTGTGGTATTGGGTTTGTAGCCAACATAAAAGGGGAAAAATCAAACGAAATTTTGCGCCAGGCTCTGACCATTCTAATGAACCTCGACCATCGCGGAGGTCAGGGCGCCGAGGTTAATACCGGCGATGGGGCAGGAATTCTTATCCAGATTCCCCATGGTTTCTTTGTCAAAGAGTGTGAGAAATTAAATATGGATCTGCCTCCTGCGGGCCGGTACGGCGTGGGTATGCTGTTCCTGCCCAGGGATCCGGAGCAGCGTGAAGGCTGCCGGCGCATACTGGAACAGGTTATCGAGGAAGAGGGGCAAACCTTACTGGGCTGGAGGGAAGTCCCGGTAAACGACTCGATGCTCGGCGAAGCGGCCAAGCTGGCCCAGCCGTCCATTTTCCAAGTTTTTATTGGAGCAGCCCCGGAAGTAAAGGACAGCCTGACTTTTGAACGCAAGCTTTACGTTATTCGAAAACGCACCCGGAAAGAGGTCCGTCGTTCCCTTTTAGAAGAGGGAGAAACTTTTTACTTTGCCAGTTTGTCTTCCCGGACCATTGTATATAAGGGAATGCTCACACCTGAGCAGTTAGATCAGTTTTATCTTGATTTGCAACAGCCGGATGTGGAAATTGCTCTGGCCCTGGTACACTCACGCTTTAGCACCAATACCTTTCCCAGTTGGGAAAGGGCTCACCCTTACCGCTATTTAATTCACAACGGCGAAATTAACACACTGCGCGGGAATGTTAACTGGATGCACGCCCGTCAGGCCATGTGCCAGTCGGAGCTGTTCGGGGATGATTTTAAAAAGATCCTGCCGGTGCTTGACCAGGAAGGCAGTGATTCTTTAATCTTCGACAATTGTATGGAGTTTCTTTTCCTTTCCGGCCGGTCTTTGCCCCATGCTGCAATGATGATGATTCCTGAGCCTTGGTATTATCATGAAGGCATGAGCGACGAAAAGAAAGCTTTTTACGAGTATCATAGCTGTCTGATGGAGCCCTGGGATGGTCCTGCCGCCATTGCTTTTACCGACGGCAAAATGATCGGCGCAGTACTGGACCGCAACGGTTTAAGGCCTTCCCGTTATTATGTAACTAAGGATGACATGATTATTCTGGCTTCCGAAGTGGGTGTGCTGGATATCGATCCGGCCAACATCGCCTATAAAGAACGTCTCCGGCCGGGCAGAATGCTGCTGGTGGATACGGAAGAAGGCAGGATTGTTACGGATGAAGAGTTAAAGCAGCGGATTGCTTGTGAACATCCTTACCGCCAGTGGATTAACGATTATATGATGAACCTGGAGGATCTTCCGGGGACTGCGGAAGTTCCGGAAGGGGCGGCTGAAAACAGCCTCCAGCGACAGCAGGCCTTTGGCTATACCCATGAAGACTTGCTCAAAACTCTGGAGCCCATGGCCAAAAACGGCGTTGACCCGGTAGGAGCCATGGGAAATGACGCCTCTCTGGCCGTGCTGTCGGAAAAGCCTCAGCTATTATATACCTACTTTAAGCAATTGTTTGCCCAGGTTACCAATCCTCCCATTGATGCCATCCGGGAGGAAATCATAACGGCTACCGGCACCACCATCGGTTCTGAAAAGAATTTGATTCAGCCGGAGCCGGACAGTTGCCGCAGAATCAGGCTGAAAACACCCATTCTGAGCAACCAAGATTTGGCCAAACTGCGTGGTATCCGGAAAGAGGGTTTCCGGGCTGTCACCCTGCCCATTTTGTACCCGGCGGCCGATGGCAGTCAGGGGCTGGAAAAGGCATTGGCTGCACTCTTTCAAGCAGCGGACTTGGCTATTGCCGAGGGTGCCAACCTGCTGATTTTATCCGATAGAGGGGTGAACCCGGAAAAGGCCCCTATTCCCGCCCTCCTTGCGGTATCCGGTCTGCATCACCATTTGATTCGGGAAGGGACCCGTACCAAAGTCAGTTTGCTGCTGGAATCCGGAGAACCACGGGAAGTGCACCATTTTGCCGTTTTACTGGGCTACGGCGCCAGCGCCATTAATCCTTATCTGGCCATTGAAACCCTGGACGATATGATTCAGCGGGGATACATTTGCCAACTAAGCCCCGAAGAGGCCGCCAAGAACTACATCAAGGCTGCCACCAAGGGGGTCGTCAAGGTCATGTCCAAAATGGGCATTTCTACTATTCAAAGTTACTGCGGAGCACAGATTTTTGAAGCGATTGGCATTCACCAGTCGGTGATTGACCAATACTTTACCTGGACCCCTTCCCGCATTGGCGGTATTGGCTTGGATGCCATCGCCCGGGAAGTGGAACTTCGCCACCGGCGGGCTTATGAGGAAGGTGCAGATCCTACCCTTGATTCAGGATCCGCCTACCAGTGGCGCCATAACGGGGAAGAACACATGTATAATCCCCAAAGCATTTACTACTTACAACAGGCCTGCCGCAACGGTGATTATGACTCCTTTAAAAAATATTCCAGCCTGCTGGATAAAGAGGCTAAAACAAGTTCTACCATACGGGGGCTGTTTTCCTTTAAATCAAACCAGCCGCCGGTACCCATTGAGGAAGTGGAGTCCGTAGAGGCTATCTGCCGCCGTTTTAAAACCGGCGCCATGTCTTACGGTTCCATCAGCAAAGAGGCCCATGAATGCCTGGCCATTGCCATGAACCGGATCGGTGGTAAAAGCAACACCGGGGAAGGGGGAGAAGATCCCGCCCGTTTTATTCCTGATGCCAACGGCGATTTAAGGCGCAGTGCCATTAAACAGGTGGCATCCGGCCGATTCGGCGTTACCAGCCATTATTTAGTTAATGCGGATGAAATCCAAATTAAGATGGCCCAGGGGGCAAAACCCGGCGAAGGGGGGCAACTGCCCGGCGGTAAAGTATATCCCTGGGTTGCCGAGGTGCGGGGAACCACGGCCGGTGTCGGTTTGATTTCCCCCCCGCCGCACCACGATATCTACTCCATTGAAGACCTGGCGGAGTTAATTCACGATCTTAAGAACGCCAATCCCAGAGCAAGAATTAATGTCAAGCTGGTTTCAGAGGTTGGCGTGGGCACCATTGCTGCAGGGGTTGCCAAGGGGCGGGCCGATGTGGTGTTGATCAGTGGCTATGACGGCGGCACCGGTGCATCCCCGCGTACCAGCATGAGGCATGCCGGACTGCCCTGGGAGCTGGGTTTGGCCGAAACCCATCAAACGCTGGTGTTGAACAAACTGCGCGACAGAATTGTGGTGGAGACCGACGGCAAGCTGATGACCGGCCGGGATGTGGTGATTGCCGCACTCCTGGGTGCGGAGGAATATGGCTTTGCCACCGCGCCCCTGGTTGCTTTGGGCTGTGTCATGATGCGGGTTTGTAACCTGGATACCTGCCCGGTGGGTGTTGCCACCCAGAATCCGGAGCTGCGCAAGAATTTTAAAGGAAAACCGGAGTATGTGGTTCACTTTATGCAGTTTATTGCCCGGGAAATGCGGGAAGTCATGGCTCGACTGGGCTTCCGTACCATCAATGAAATGATCGGCAGAACGGACGTACTGGATATTTGTGATGCTGCGGATCACTGGAAGAGAAAAGGATTGGACCTTTCCACACTGCTTCATCAACCGGATATTTCTGAAACGGTGGGCAAATATTGCCGTATAGCTCAGGACCACCGGCTGGAGAAATCCCTTGACATGCAGCAGCTTTTAGATATCTGCCGTCCTGCGCTGGAAAAGGGAGAACCGGTACAGGCCCGATTGCCTATCCGCAATATTAACCGGGTGGTGGGCACCATCTTAGGAAGCGAGGTTACCCGCCGTTACGGTGCCGTAGGCCTGCCGGAGGACACCATTCAGTTGACCTTTGACGGCAGTGCCGGACAGAGTTTTGGTGCCTTTGTCCCCAGAGGAATTACACTGGCTTTGCAAGGGGATGCCAATGATTACGTGGGTAAAGGGCTTTCCGGTGGAAAAGTCATTGTTTTCCCGCCAGCCCAATCTACCTTTGTTCCTGAGGAAAATATCATTATCGGCAATGTGGCGTTTTATGGTGCAACCTCTGGAGAAGCCTATATCCGCGGTGTGGCGGGAGAAAGATTCTGTGTCAGAAACAGTGGTGTGCGGGCAGTGGTGGAAGGCGTGGGTGATCATGGCTGTGAATATATGACCGGCGGGCGGGTCGTAGTGCTTGGCTCAACGGGCAGAAACTTTGCAGCAGGGATGTCGGGCGGTATTGCCTATGTGCTGGACCAAGACGGAACATTCCCCAATCACTGCAACAAGGAAATGGTTCTTCTGGAAAAACTTGAAAATGCTGAAGAGATTCAAGAGGTAAAAAATCTGATTGAACAGCATTTAAAATATACGCAAAGTTCAGTGGCTCAAAAAGTATTGACTCATTGGGATGATCTGCTGCCGAAATTTGTACGGGTTATCGCAAAGGATTATAAACGCATGATGGAAGCCATTGAGCGGGCTTATGGCCAAGGTCTAAGTGGTGAGGAAGCCATTATGACGGCCTTTGAAGAAAATAAGAAGGATAAATCCCGGGTCAGCGGCAATTAA
- a CDS encoding glutamate synthase subunit beta → MGKPTGFMEYNRELAANREPLERVKDWREFYNRLPEEKLKIQAARCMECGTPFCHSGIMINGMASGCPNHNVPSEWNDLVYRGLWKEALHRLLKTNSFPEFTGRVCPALCEGACTAGLVGEPVTIKNIEVAIIEKAFEEGWMAPQPPAKRTGKKVAVVGSGPAGLACAAQLNKAGHQVTVFERADRIGGLLMYGIPNMKLDKRYVQRRVDLMAAEGITFVTGTEVGKDIPAEQMLKEFDATVLCGGATKPRDLPVEGRELKGIHFAVNFLGANTKSLLDSHHQDGHFISAEGKDVIVIGGGDTGTDCVGTALRHKCKSVFQLEIMPRPPLERGPNNPWPEYPRIQKVDYGQQEAAALYGDDPRQYCITSKRFVGDEQGQVKEVHTVQVEWVRNEQGRFVPKEIPGTEKVWPAQLVLLAMGFTGPEETLLEQLAVERDERTNVKAEYGRFSTSVKGVFAAGDMRRGQSLVVWAINEGRGAARECDRYLMGSTQLV, encoded by the coding sequence ATGGGTAAGCCTACCGGATTTATGGAATACAACAGGGAGCTTGCTGCCAATCGTGAACCCTTGGAACGGGTAAAAGATTGGCGGGAGTTTTACAACAGATTGCCGGAAGAAAAACTGAAAATACAGGCGGCACGTTGTATGGAATGCGGAACGCCCTTTTGTCACAGCGGCATCATGATTAACGGGATGGCTTCAGGCTGTCCCAACCATAATGTGCCGTCCGAATGGAACGACTTGGTTTACCGGGGCTTGTGGAAGGAAGCTCTTCACCGCCTTTTAAAAACCAATAGCTTCCCGGAATTTACCGGCCGGGTTTGCCCGGCGCTGTGCGAAGGAGCCTGTACTGCGGGGCTGGTTGGGGAGCCGGTAACCATAAAAAATATTGAAGTAGCCATTATTGAAAAGGCTTTTGAAGAGGGCTGGATGGCACCGCAGCCCCCCGCCAAACGCACCGGCAAAAAGGTTGCGGTGGTGGGCTCCGGACCGGCCGGATTGGCTTGCGCGGCCCAACTGAATAAAGCGGGTCATCAGGTAACGGTTTTTGAACGGGCCGATCGGATTGGCGGTTTGCTGATGTACGGGATCCCCAATATGAAGCTCGACAAGCGGTATGTGCAAAGGCGTGTGGACTTAATGGCCGCAGAGGGGATTACCTTTGTAACCGGTACCGAGGTGGGTAAAGATATTCCGGCCGAGCAGATGCTGAAAGAATTTGATGCCACCGTTCTTTGCGGGGGCGCCACAAAACCACGGGATCTGCCGGTGGAAGGAAGGGAGCTCAAGGGAATTCATTTTGCTGTTAATTTCCTCGGGGCCAATACCAAAAGTTTATTGGATTCCCATCATCAGGATGGCCATTTTATCTCCGCCGAAGGAAAAGATGTAATTGTGATCGGCGGCGGCGACACCGGCACCGACTGTGTTGGAACCGCTTTGCGCCATAAATGCAAAAGCGTTTTTCAGCTAGAAATCATGCCCCGGCCCCCTTTGGAGCGGGGTCCCAATAACCCCTGGCCGGAGTACCCGAGAATACAAAAAGTGGATTACGGCCAACAGGAGGCGGCTGCCCTTTACGGGGACGATCCGCGGCAATATTGCATTACCAGCAAAAGATTTGTTGGAGATGAACAGGGACAGGTAAAAGAAGTGCATACCGTTCAGGTCGAATGGGTAAGGAATGAACAGGGACGCTTTGTGCCCAAGGAAATTCCCGGAACCGAAAAGGTGTGGCCTGCTCAACTGGTACTTTTGGCCATGGGTTTTACCGGGCCTGAAGAAACTTTGCTGGAGCAACTGGCTGTGGAACGGGATGAGCGAACCAACGTCAAGGCCGAATATGGTCGTTTTTCCACCAGTGT